A window of [Clostridium] innocuum genomic DNA:
TCTGCACCAAAGTACAAAACGAGAAATCCCGGAACAAAACGAAGCAGGAAGGTAGTTAATTGGGCACCAAAGACATGATATTTAATAACACCCTTATAATCACCTTTTTCTGCAGCTTTCACAGCCATATTACCCCAGAATACATTGCAGAATTCCATACCATTCCAGATTAGAATACCAACGATTCCTAAGGTTGTGGCAAGTGCTATAGAAACATTGGCATCTCCACCAGATACTACTCCGAGTGCTACAGCAGGATAAGCAACAACAGCGATATCTGTTTGAATGGAACCACCAACAGACATTGTGGCAAGATATACTGTTTGAACAGCTGCTCCCACTGTGACACCTGTTGAAACATCCCCAAGAATAATTCCAACGATCAATCCGGAAGCCAGCGGCTTACTTAAAACATAATATCCTCCAAAATCCCCCATAAGAACTGGTACACACTCTGCTGCTAAATAGCTGAACAGAGCAATCAGTACTGCCTGTAATATACTCACACGACTCACTCCTCTCCTATGTTTTTA
This region includes:
- a CDS encoding PTS sugar transporter subunit IIC, yielding MSILQAVLIALFSYLAAECVPVLMGDFGGYYVLSKPLASGLIVGIILGDVSTGVTVGAAVQTVYLATMSVGGSIQTDIAVVAYPAVALGVVSGGDANVSIALATTLGIVGILIWNGMEFCNVFWGNMAVKAAEKGDYKGVIKYHVFGAQLTTFLLRFVPGFLVLYFGADYVISLTNAAPAWTIHALEIVGGVLPAVGITMITSLLIKDGTYWVYFLTGFILITYFELSMVAVAVIAVIFAVIAYKLLGRSTPADQEEDDMEVEF